Proteins co-encoded in one Natronorubrum daqingense genomic window:
- a CDS encoding universal stress protein — translation MVVVAAIDQSEDAQQIIDQAQTLASDMGEEIHVVHALDSTEFAELQREHVSSTPSDEGVLVREQIAAELADSVVSELDDTTEIIGLKGEPADSIVEYAERTGAKYIAIGGRQRSPTGKALFGNTTQSVLLQADRPIVVVPLGE, via the coding sequence ATGGTTGTCGTCGCTGCGATCGACCAATCGGAAGACGCACAGCAGATCATCGATCAGGCGCAAACGCTCGCGTCGGATATGGGGGAAGAAATCCACGTCGTCCACGCCCTCGACTCGACGGAGTTCGCCGAACTGCAACGAGAGCACGTCTCGAGCACGCCGAGCGACGAGGGGGTGCTCGTTCGCGAGCAAATCGCAGCCGAACTGGCCGACAGCGTCGTCTCGGAACTCGACGACACGACGGAGATCATCGGGTTGAAGGGCGAACCCGCGGATTCGATCGTCGAGTACGCCGAGCGAACCGGCGCCAAGTACATCGCCATCGGCGGCCGACAGCGTTCGCCGACCGGGAAGGCGCTCTTCGGCAACACGACGCAGTCAGTGTTGCTCCAGGCCGACCGCCCGATCGTCGTGGTGCCACTGGGTGAGTGA
- a CDS encoding TAXI family TRAP transporter solute-binding subunit, translating to MTGMAGCLDEIGGGGGDDFVTIATGGTGGVYYTLGGGMADVWSDELGLDTSVESTGGSVENGRLLAEDTEVALMMENAIHDAIHAEGDFDEEIPLQALHGAYMNPTHVVVQEDLDVETFDDLEGHSVSIGDLGSATEMTASDIFEFYDMDYDDVDAREYSFDETTDAMIDDQLDAGMYSVGLPGPAVDELFTQADVTFVEFPEEDLEAMSEEWDHYEPHEIPADTYDGQDEPAPNPGVLNTVVVHEDMDEEMANDLTTTIYENIDRLADVHQAADDFEEYARESPTEYHPGGESALDDLDL from the coding sequence ATGACTGGGATGGCCGGTTGTCTGGACGAGATTGGTGGTGGCGGTGGTGACGACTTCGTCACGATCGCGACCGGTGGGACCGGCGGTGTCTACTATACGCTCGGTGGCGGGATGGCTGACGTCTGGTCGGACGAGCTCGGACTGGACACGTCCGTCGAGTCGACCGGTGGCAGTGTCGAGAACGGTCGACTGCTCGCCGAGGACACCGAAGTCGCCCTCATGATGGAAAACGCGATCCACGACGCCATTCATGCCGAAGGTGACTTCGACGAGGAGATCCCGCTGCAGGCGCTCCACGGGGCGTACATGAACCCGACGCACGTCGTCGTCCAAGAAGACCTCGACGTCGAGACGTTCGACGACCTCGAGGGCCACTCGGTGTCGATCGGTGACCTCGGTAGTGCAACCGAGATGACGGCGTCCGACATCTTCGAGTTCTACGACATGGACTACGACGACGTCGACGCTCGAGAGTACTCCTTCGACGAGACGACGGACGCGATGATCGACGACCAACTCGACGCCGGAATGTACAGCGTCGGCCTCCCCGGTCCGGCGGTCGACGAACTGTTCACGCAGGCCGACGTCACGTTCGTCGAGTTCCCCGAAGAAGACCTCGAAGCGATGAGCGAGGAGTGGGATCACTACGAGCCTCACGAAATTCCAGCGGACACGTACGACGGCCAGGACGAGCCGGCACCGAACCCCGGCGTCCTCAACACCGTCGTCGTTCACGAAGACATGGACGAGGAGATGGCAAACGACCTCACGACGACGATCTACGAGAATATCGACCGGCTGGCAGACGTCCACCAGGCCGCGGACGACTTCGAAGAGTACGCCCGTGAGAGTCCGACCGAGTACCACCCAGGCGGAGAGTCTGCACTCGACGATCTGGATCTGTAA
- a CDS encoding aminotransferase family protein, whose protein sequence is MSTLYKWGAGRDPDHPVITDAYDEYLVTEDGEEIIDAAAGAAVVNLGHSPDGVDEVMAEQASRVGYTSTSYFTSPPVDSLSEKLAAMAPGSLNTTFLSNSGSEAVESAIKLARDYHVARGEPEREAVIGRWQGYHGATLGALSASGNTGRRTTYKPYLQDWPKIGPAYPYRWEYSGSPEEQAEAAAGELETLIKQEGPETVAAFIAEPVSGSSIPVAHPHPRYYQEVRRICDEYGVLFIADEVMVGFGRTGTMFASEHFDVVPDMLTLGKGMSAGFAPISATMIRDELLESLEDADHSFYHGHTFSGNPIATAVADHVVDQYTPELLANARARGEQLVDGLAPLRDSSIVGDIRQLGLMVGVEFVADLETGEPFDPDLGVYKQLFERAFEEGVYTYPGGGSVDGHRGDHLMLAPPLTLGEAVADEISRTVVDVVSEVERDLE, encoded by the coding sequence ATGTCAACGTTGTACAAGTGGGGTGCCGGTCGCGACCCCGACCATCCCGTCATCACGGATGCCTACGACGAATACCTCGTCACCGAAGACGGCGAGGAGATCATCGACGCCGCCGCCGGAGCCGCCGTCGTCAACCTCGGCCACTCGCCCGACGGCGTCGACGAGGTCATGGCCGAACAGGCGTCTCGAGTCGGCTACACCTCGACGTCGTACTTCACGAGTCCGCCGGTCGACTCGCTCTCGGAGAAACTCGCGGCGATGGCGCCGGGATCGTTGAACACCACGTTCCTCTCGAACTCCGGTAGCGAAGCCGTCGAGTCCGCGATCAAGCTGGCTCGAGACTATCACGTCGCTCGCGGCGAGCCGGAACGAGAGGCGGTCATCGGTCGCTGGCAGGGCTATCACGGCGCGACGCTCGGTGCGCTCTCTGCCTCGGGGAACACCGGTCGCCGGACGACGTACAAGCCGTACCTGCAGGATTGGCCGAAGATCGGTCCGGCCTATCCCTATCGCTGGGAGTACTCGGGCTCGCCGGAAGAGCAGGCGGAGGCGGCCGCGGGGGAACTCGAGACGCTGATCAAACAGGAGGGGCCGGAGACGGTCGCCGCGTTCATCGCGGAGCCGGTTTCGGGCTCGAGCATCCCCGTCGCCCACCCGCATCCGCGTTACTACCAGGAGGTTCGTCGCATCTGCGACGAGTATGGCGTCCTGTTCATCGCCGACGAGGTCATGGTCGGGTTCGGCCGGACGGGAACGATGTTCGCCAGCGAGCACTTCGACGTCGTCCCGGATATGCTCACGCTCGGAAAGGGCATGTCGGCCGGCTTCGCGCCGATCAGCGCGACGATGATCCGCGACGAACTCCTCGAGTCCCTCGAGGACGCGGACCACTCGTTCTACCACGGTCACACGTTCAGCGGGAATCCGATCGCGACGGCCGTCGCCGACCACGTCGTCGACCAGTACACGCCGGAGCTGTTGGCGAACGCTCGAGCGCGCGGCGAGCAACTCGTCGACGGGCTTGCGCCGCTTCGGGACTCGTCGATCGTCGGCGACATCAGACAGCTCGGCTTGATGGTCGGCGTCGAGTTCGTCGCGGATCTCGAGACGGGCGAGCCGTTCGATCCCGATCTCGGCGTCTACAAGCAGCTATTCGAACGCGCGTTCGAGGAGGGCGTCTACACCTACCCGGGAGGTGGCAGCGTGGACGGTCACCGCGGGGATCACCTGATGCTCGCGCCGCCGTTGACCCTCGGTGAAGCCGTCGCCGACGAGATCAGCCGGACCGTCGTCGACGTCGTCAGTGAGGTTGAACGAGACCTCGAGTAG
- a CDS encoding hydroxyacid dehydrogenase has product MSDDWNVLVTEPIDEAGLVKLEAFADVTRWDEYEADADEYGADARLPADIERYHAIVVRTSPIDADAIARADALRVIAKHGVGVDNVALEAASERNVPVGNLPGVNTQEVAEHALALLVGVRKTLLSTNEALKEGSWDRSACRSRTVKGDTLGLFGFGHAGQTLAEMANGLGLSCVAYDPYVTDAELPLHVTGVETKRALFETADCVSVHTPLTPETRGAIGREELRALPDTGIVVNTARGGIIDEEALEVALENDELAGAGLDVFTDEPPAPDHPLVNRSDVIATPHIAGTTVEALRRMSLGAAETVRRVHDGKLPTSTVNESSLER; this is encoded by the coding sequence ATGAGCGACGACTGGAACGTCCTCGTCACCGAACCGATCGACGAGGCGGGTCTCGTGAAACTCGAGGCGTTCGCGGACGTCACCCGCTGGGACGAGTACGAGGCCGACGCGGACGAGTACGGTGCCGACGCGAGACTGCCGGCGGATATCGAGCGCTACCACGCCATCGTCGTCCGAACGAGTCCGATCGACGCCGACGCTATCGCGCGAGCCGACGCGCTTCGCGTTATCGCGAAACACGGCGTCGGCGTCGACAACGTCGCGCTCGAGGCCGCGAGCGAGCGAAACGTCCCCGTCGGGAACCTCCCCGGCGTGAACACCCAGGAGGTCGCCGAACACGCGCTGGCCTTGCTCGTGGGCGTCCGAAAGACGCTCCTGTCGACGAACGAGGCGCTCAAGGAGGGGAGCTGGGACCGTTCCGCGTGCCGATCGCGGACGGTAAAGGGCGACACGCTCGGGCTGTTCGGCTTCGGCCACGCCGGGCAGACGCTCGCCGAGATGGCGAACGGGCTCGGCCTCTCGTGCGTCGCGTACGATCCCTACGTGACCGACGCCGAATTGCCCCTGCACGTCACCGGCGTCGAGACGAAACGGGCGCTCTTCGAGACGGCCGACTGCGTCAGCGTTCACACGCCGTTGACCCCCGAGACGCGAGGGGCCATCGGTCGCGAGGAGCTTCGAGCGCTGCCCGACACGGGAATCGTCGTCAACACCGCACGCGGCGGAATCATCGACGAGGAGGCGCTCGAGGTCGCCCTTGAGAACGACGAACTCGCCGGGGCCGGGCTGGACGTCTTCACCGACGAACCGCCCGCGCCGGACCACCCGCTCGTGAATCGATCCGACGTGATCGCGACGCCCCACATCGCCGGCACGACCGTCGAAGCGCTTCGGCGGATGAGTCTCGGGGCGGCCGAGACCGTGCGGCGAGTACACGACGGGAAGCTCCCGACGTCGACGGTGAACGAATCGTCGCTCGAGCGTTGA
- a CDS encoding fumarylacetoacetate hydrolase family protein: MTRLARAADGTPLLGDENGFVPLSAADPSLQSVRDALPLAADGELPDPAAAPADPVPASDISFASPFAEYGKLWGIGLNYAEHASDLDEDRPTEPASFMKPSSAATGPAGPIRLPDPEITDRVTAEAELAVVFGKTCRNVDRADAEDVVAGYVPVIDMTSEDILEKNPRFLTRAKSFDSFIVFGSSIVTTDEVDDLESITVQTVLNGSVESENEVRNMMAPPMELVSFHSDVMTFEPGDLISTGTPGATVLSPGDTVTAEVDTVGSVTSDVVR; encoded by the coding sequence GTGACCCGACTCGCCCGTGCGGCCGACGGCACGCCGCTACTCGGCGACGAGAACGGATTCGTCCCCCTCAGCGCCGCCGACCCGTCGCTGCAGTCGGTGCGGGACGCACTGCCCCTCGCCGCGGACGGCGAGTTGCCCGACCCGGCCGCTGCGCCGGCCGACCCAGTTCCGGCGTCGGACATCTCCTTCGCCTCGCCGTTCGCGGAGTACGGCAAGCTGTGGGGAATCGGCCTCAACTACGCCGAGCACGCCTCCGATCTCGACGAGGACCGGCCGACCGAACCGGCGAGTTTCATGAAGCCCTCCTCGGCCGCGACGGGGCCAGCGGGACCGATCCGACTCCCCGATCCGGAGATCACCGACCGGGTGACGGCGGAGGCCGAACTCGCCGTCGTCTTCGGCAAGACGTGTCGAAACGTCGACCGAGCCGACGCCGAAGACGTCGTCGCTGGCTACGTCCCCGTCATCGACATGACCTCCGAGGACATCCTCGAGAAGAACCCGCGATTTCTCACCCGAGCGAAGAGCTTCGACTCGTTCATCGTCTTCGGCTCCTCCATCGTGACGACGGACGAGGTCGACGACCTCGAGTCGATCACGGTTCAGACGGTTCTCAACGGCAGCGTCGAGTCCGAAAACGAGGTTCGGAACATGATGGCCCCGCCGATGGAACTCGTCTCCTTCCACAGCGACGTGATGACGTTCGAGCCGGGAGATCTCATTTCGACGGGAACGCCGGGGGCGACGGTGCTCTCGCCGGGTGACACGGTGACGGCGGAAGTCGACACCGTCGGTTCGGTGACGAGCGACGTCGTTCGATAA
- a CDS encoding CaiB/BaiF CoA transferase family protein: MSEETTPESLPLSGVTVVDLTQVIAGPFGTMNLGDLGAEVIKVEAVGRGDRSRGIQPTPAYFDTINRNKRSIEVDLKTEDGQQIVRELVADADVFVESTKPGRVESFNLAYEDLREVNDSIIYCSISGFGSDSPYENLPAWDTLVQAMSGIMSVTGEEGGQPLWSGLPSGDLITSMYTTQSILAALYARERGDIDSEWIEVPMLDAAISWLSARAGHTFGTDEPFPRLGTRHPTIAPFGLFSCRDENIVIAAGTQSLWTDFCAVLEREDLLADERFETMHDRSQHPEVLTEIIEAELASASADVWVDRLQAADIPAGPIHDTKSIWADEHVVRRNLKRTMEREGRDDAEVIDHPVHFSSLQTHLGTPPEELGESTDGLLARYGYDEAEIERLREQGVVGTGDDA; this comes from the coding sequence ATGTCCGAAGAGACGACTCCTGAGAGCCTTCCGCTTTCTGGGGTCACCGTCGTCGACCTCACGCAGGTGATCGCGGGGCCGTTCGGAACGATGAACCTCGGCGATCTCGGCGCCGAGGTGATCAAAGTCGAGGCCGTCGGTCGCGGCGACCGAAGTCGGGGGATCCAGCCGACGCCGGCGTACTTCGACACGATCAACCGAAACAAACGGAGCATCGAGGTCGACCTCAAGACCGAAGACGGCCAGCAGATCGTCCGCGAACTCGTCGCCGACGCGGACGTGTTCGTCGAATCGACGAAACCGGGTCGCGTCGAGTCCTTCAACCTCGCTTACGAGGATCTCCGCGAGGTCAACGACTCGATCATCTACTGTTCGATCTCCGGCTTTGGCTCCGACAGCCCCTACGAGAACCTCCCCGCGTGGGACACGCTCGTACAGGCCATGAGCGGTATCATGAGCGTCACCGGCGAGGAAGGCGGCCAGCCCCTCTGGTCGGGCCTGCCGAGTGGCGACCTGATCACCTCGATGTACACCACCCAGAGCATCCTCGCCGCCCTCTACGCGCGCGAACGCGGTGACATCGACTCCGAGTGGATCGAAGTGCCGATGCTCGACGCCGCGATCTCGTGGCTCAGCGCTCGAGCGGGCCACACGTTCGGCACCGACGAGCCGTTTCCCCGACTCGGCACTCGCCACCCGACGATCGCTCCTTTCGGCCTCTTTTCGTGTCGCGACGAGAACATCGTCATCGCCGCCGGAACCCAATCGCTGTGGACGGACTTCTGTGCCGTCCTCGAGCGCGAGGACCTCCTGGCGGACGAGCGTTTCGAGACGATGCACGATCGGTCCCAGCACCCGGAGGTGCTGACAGAGATCATCGAAGCCGAGTTAGCGTCGGCGAGCGCCGACGTCTGGGTCGATCGACTGCAGGCCGCCGACATTCCGGCCGGCCCGATTCACGACACGAAGTCGATCTGGGCGGACGAACACGTCGTCCGGCGAAACCTCAAGCGGACGATGGAACGCGAGGGACGAGACGACGCCGAAGTGATCGATCACCCGGTTCATTTCTCCTCGCTGCAGACCCACCTCGGGACGCCCCCGGAAGAACTCGGGGAGAGCACCGACGGGCTGTTAGCACGATACGGCTACGACGAGGCGGAGATCGAACGCCTCCGAGAGCAGGGTGTCGTGGGAACCGGCGACGACGCGTAA
- a CDS encoding NAD(P)-dependent oxidoreductase: MRLDLIAAELEDCEIRDLEVPAGGLRRDVESELIDALEGCQGLIVRPGLVTERVITESEDLEIISVLNSGYDHIDIEAATERGIVVTHSPDNPGPSVAEHTVGLMLSMLRKIPSAANQTSEGEWASARETERLELQSCTVGVVGLGVIGFDVAQTVRRAFGSEVLASDPYVSGERDSAIYPRVDPAKVSDEGIELTDTDTLFERSDLVTVHAPLTEVTREFVGREEFDALAGGYFINTARGDVIDEAALIDAVEAEQLAGVALDVMTNEPPEPDNPLLHSDLVTVTPHVAGLSNRLHERGVEKLGQRIRTVLAGDRTAYTVNPEVYDE, encoded by the coding sequence ATGCGCCTCGATCTCATCGCCGCCGAACTCGAGGACTGCGAGATTCGCGATCTCGAGGTGCCGGCAGGTGGACTCCGCCGAGACGTCGAATCGGAACTGATCGACGCGCTCGAGGGCTGTCAAGGGCTGATCGTCCGTCCGGGACTCGTCACGGAACGAGTGATTACCGAGAGCGAGGACCTCGAGATCATCTCGGTCCTCAATTCCGGCTACGATCACATCGATATCGAGGCCGCGACCGAACGCGGAATCGTCGTGACGCACTCGCCCGACAACCCCGGACCGAGCGTCGCCGAGCACACGGTCGGCCTGATGCTCTCGATGCTCCGCAAGATTCCGAGCGCCGCCAATCAGACGAGCGAGGGTGAGTGGGCGAGCGCGCGCGAGACGGAGCGTCTCGAGCTACAATCCTGTACCGTCGGCGTCGTCGGTCTCGGCGTGATCGGGTTCGACGTCGCCCAGACCGTTCGGCGAGCGTTCGGCTCGGAGGTCCTCGCGTCCGATCCGTACGTCTCCGGCGAGCGCGACTCGGCGATCTACCCGCGCGTCGATCCAGCCAAAGTGAGCGACGAAGGGATCGAACTCACCGATACGGACACGCTCTTCGAGCGAAGTGACCTCGTGACGGTCCACGCGCCGTTGACCGAAGTGACGCGCGAATTCGTCGGCCGCGAGGAGTTCGACGCACTCGCTGGCGGGTACTTCATCAACACCGCTCGAGGCGACGTTATCGACGAGGCCGCGCTCATCGACGCGGTCGAAGCCGAGCAACTGGCGGGCGTCGCCCTCGACGTCATGACGAACGAACCGCCGGAGCCGGACAATCCGTTACTCCACTCGGATCTCGTCACGGTGACGCCACACGTCGCGGGCCTGAGTAACCGACTCCACGAACGCGGCGTCGAAAAACTCGGCCAGCGAATCCGAACCGTTCTCGCCGGTGATCGAACGGCCTACACGGTCAACCCCGAGGTGTACGACGAGTAA